One window of the Rubinisphaera margarita genome contains the following:
- a CDS encoding GNAT family N-acetyltransferase: protein MIDTTTSSTATTVASSSLRDTLPVGAPASMIISLHSMDDYTQVKAAWEDLELRLANVPLTCSWLWTSTWLANYSNVVRPVFAIGTIDGTVRAVCLISEVRHKLLRLFPIRSLYLGTAGEPHGHSVCVEYNEVLTEDTCREPFLAALQQLLSSRKDWDQFVLSGVDEANSRDLIPPPRSGITEASVRSRESRYFDLKGCRESGAEVLEHLGKSTRSNLKRRVKQLDPVEVEWAESLDQARDIYRELVELHQARWQAVGEPGAFASPRFDQFQRQLIEQGFKQRAVVLTRIRSAGETIGCLYLLNDRNRLLDYVSGFASFEQVSSPGLVSHFLCMNEALLRGYDAYDFLVGDKRHKENLGKSSNQLQWISCERKRLAFTVRDQLRQLKQLMIRTPKAGQND from the coding sequence ATGATCGACACTACGACTTCGTCGACCGCCACAACGGTCGCATCCTCCAGCCTTCGAGACACATTGCCTGTCGGCGCCCCCGCTTCGATGATAATCTCGCTCCATTCGATGGACGACTACACACAGGTCAAAGCCGCCTGGGAAGACCTTGAACTCCGACTCGCGAATGTGCCGCTGACGTGTTCCTGGTTGTGGACCTCGACCTGGCTGGCCAACTACAGCAACGTCGTCCGTCCGGTCTTTGCCATCGGCACAATAGACGGAACGGTTCGCGCCGTCTGTCTGATCAGCGAAGTTCGTCACAAACTCCTTCGCCTGTTCCCCATTCGCAGCCTCTACCTCGGAACCGCCGGAGAGCCGCACGGACACAGTGTATGCGTCGAGTACAACGAAGTGCTCACCGAGGACACCTGTCGCGAGCCGTTTCTGGCTGCCCTGCAACAACTCCTGTCGTCGCGTAAAGACTGGGATCAGTTCGTACTCAGCGGCGTGGACGAGGCCAACAGCCGGGACCTGATCCCGCCGCCGAGGTCCGGGATCACAGAAGCTTCGGTCCGCTCGAGGGAATCACGATACTTCGATCTTAAGGGCTGCCGCGAAAGCGGAGCCGAGGTCCTGGAACACCTCGGCAAGAGTACCCGTTCCAATCTCAAGCGTCGTGTGAAGCAACTCGATCCGGTGGAAGTTGAGTGGGCCGAATCGCTGGATCAGGCTCGTGACATTTACCGCGAACTCGTCGAACTTCACCAGGCTCGATGGCAGGCAGTCGGAGAACCGGGCGCCTTTGCCAGCCCGCGTTTCGATCAGTTCCAAAGACAGTTGATTGAACAAGGCTTTAAGCAGCGGGCCGTCGTGCTCACGCGAATCCGTTCGGCCGGAGAGACCATTGGCTGTCTGTATCTGCTCAATGACCGCAATCGCCTGCTTGACTATGTCTCCGGCTTTGCATCGTTCGAACAGGTTTCCAGCCCGGGGCTCGTGTCCCACTTTCTCTGTATGAACGAAGCCCTCCTGCGAGGTTACGACGCTTACGACTTCCTGGTCGGAGACAAACGCCACAAAGAAAACCTTGGCAAATCGTCGAATCAACTTCAGTGGATTTCCTGCGAACGAAAGCGGCTCGCCTTCACCGTTCGGGATCAGCTGCGGCAGCTTAAGCAACTTATGATACGTACCCCGAAAGCTGGCCAGAATGACTGA
- a CDS encoding O-antigen ligase family protein: MNVTPSQIGFVLFVLANATIFVRPWEVLPELEGFQVYEFLILTAGLLSYKQIQHHIKVRCLLAQPITLCVLGVLVSVPISHLANGYLGGAIQGTVMMLKTVVYYLVLVAVVDSTRRFRAFLMTLAICGLLSIGIADADYHDLIKIESLTHIKERIGYSASGQDQFLIRLCGLGMFHDPNDMSLLIITTGFLCMSQLMDRHWGWARLVWLLAFPLLLLAIHDTHSRGGLIAAAAGIMAYLTMKRGRAFAIAAICCGVAAAPLMLGRMANFDLSGGTGQQRIRLWAEGFQAIQSPKIFFGIGQGMYEGLTDYVAHNSYVHSFVELGLFGGSMFVGCLFFAAYGMFRLKRDDETVYDADLKYFQPFVAAIIAAWAAGFLSLSRCYPTPTYTIIGMAAAYLNITGIHLYPRRPVLRLDYALTQRWLASSMLVFVAMFTATKIFARF; this comes from the coding sequence ATGAACGTCACGCCATCCCAGATCGGGTTTGTTCTGTTCGTACTCGCGAACGCAACAATCTTCGTGCGCCCGTGGGAAGTGCTGCCCGAACTGGAAGGCTTTCAGGTTTACGAGTTCCTCATTCTGACGGCTGGCCTGCTGAGCTACAAGCAGATCCAGCATCACATTAAAGTCCGTTGCCTGCTGGCCCAGCCGATCACGCTGTGCGTTCTCGGTGTCCTGGTCTCGGTGCCGATTTCGCATCTCGCGAACGGTTATCTGGGTGGAGCCATCCAGGGAACCGTAATGATGCTCAAGACGGTCGTCTATTACCTGGTCCTCGTCGCAGTGGTGGACTCAACACGGCGATTCCGCGCCTTCCTCATGACGCTGGCGATCTGCGGACTGCTCAGCATCGGCATCGCGGACGCCGACTATCACGATCTCATCAAAATTGAGTCGTTGACGCATATCAAAGAACGCATCGGCTACTCGGCTTCCGGACAGGATCAGTTCCTGATTCGGCTCTGTGGGCTGGGCATGTTCCATGACCCGAACGATATGTCGCTGCTAATCATCACGACCGGCTTTCTCTGCATGTCTCAGTTGATGGATCGCCACTGGGGCTGGGCCCGGCTTGTCTGGTTGCTTGCCTTTCCGCTTCTTCTGCTCGCCATTCACGATACCCACTCGCGCGGCGGCCTGATTGCAGCCGCCGCAGGCATCATGGCTTATCTGACGATGAAGCGAGGCCGGGCTTTCGCCATTGCGGCGATCTGCTGTGGAGTCGCAGCGGCTCCGTTGATGCTGGGTCGCATGGCCAATTTCGATCTGTCCGGCGGAACCGGTCAGCAACGAATTCGTCTGTGGGCTGAAGGATTTCAGGCGATTCAGTCGCCGAAGATTTTCTTTGGCATCGGTCAGGGCATGTATGAAGGGCTGACAGACTACGTTGCTCACAACTCCTACGTGCATTCCTTCGTCGAACTGGGACTGTTCGGCGGGTCGATGTTCGTCGGCTGCCTGTTCTTTGCAGCGTACGGCATGTTCCGACTCAAGCGGGATGACGAAACCGTTTACGACGCGGATCTGAAATACTTTCAGCCGTTCGTCGCCGCCATCATCGCCGCCTGGGCCGCCGGTTTCCTGTCGCTGTCTCGCTGCTATCCCACGCCGACGTACACCATTATCGGCATGGCCGCGGCGTATCTGAACATTACGGGAATTCATCTCTATCCGAGACGTCCCGTGTTAAGACTCGATTACGCGCTGACTCAACGCTGGCTGGCCAGCAGCATGCTGGTGTTTGTCGCGATGTTTACCGCCACCAAGATTTTCGCCCGTTTCTAA
- a CDS encoding MDR/zinc-dependent alcohol dehydrogenase-like family protein has product MLGLVLTANGLTVQRDLPEPQPLPHEVVLDVKLAGVCETDLQLVQGYMGFEGIPGHEFVGVPTSGRYQGQRVAPDINCCPTVRCDRCPENRHHCADRTVIGILGRSGGFAERIAVPEENLYEIPDSIPDEQAVFIEPLAAAFEILEQIEIAPRTPVTVLGDGRLGYLCSQVLDAAGGNVTVIGKHANKLERFRARGLTTIVLDELTPERNAEVVVDCTGSESGLELALKLVRPRGTIVMKTTIAGRYDLDMAQIVIDELRLVGSRCGPFPRAIEALANQEIEVESLITSRFPLQQADQALQTAAEKGQHKVLIIMDPNIESRNTR; this is encoded by the coding sequence ATGCTGGGATTGGTTCTGACGGCCAATGGTCTGACGGTGCAGAGGGATTTACCTGAACCTCAGCCGCTGCCGCACGAAGTCGTCCTGGACGTCAAACTGGCTGGCGTCTGCGAGACCGATCTGCAGCTGGTTCAGGGCTACATGGGATTTGAAGGAATTCCGGGTCATGAATTCGTCGGCGTGCCGACTTCGGGACGCTATCAGGGCCAACGCGTGGCTCCGGATATCAATTGCTGCCCCACGGTCCGGTGTGATCGCTGTCCCGAGAATCGGCACCATTGTGCGGATCGAACCGTAATTGGAATCCTCGGCCGAAGCGGAGGCTTCGCAGAACGAATCGCCGTTCCGGAAGAGAATCTCTACGAGATCCCCGACAGCATTCCCGACGAGCAGGCGGTCTTCATCGAACCGCTGGCGGCCGCGTTCGAAATTCTGGAACAGATCGAGATCGCCCCGCGGACACCGGTCACCGTCCTTGGCGACGGCCGGCTCGGTTACCTGTGCTCTCAGGTGCTGGACGCGGCGGGTGGAAATGTGACCGTAATTGGGAAGCATGCGAACAAGCTGGAGCGATTCCGCGCCCGTGGGTTGACCACGATTGTCCTCGACGAACTCACCCCAGAGCGGAATGCCGAAGTTGTAGTTGACTGCACCGGATCGGAATCGGGACTGGAGCTGGCCTTGAAGCTGGTTCGTCCACGCGGAACAATTGTGATGAAGACGACAATCGCGGGCCGATACGATCTGGACATGGCTCAAATTGTCATCGACGAATTGCGGCTGGTTGGTTCGCGGTGCGGCCCCTTTCCTCGGGCCATTGAAGCGCTGGCCAATCAGGAGATCGAAGTGGAGTCGCTGATCACGTCACGATTCCCGCTGCAGCAGGCCGATCAGGCTCTTCAGACTGCAGCCGAGAAAGGTCAGCACAAAGTTCTGATCATCATGGACCCGAATATCGAAAGCAGGAACACGCGATGA
- a CDS encoding DinB family protein: protein MKYAHLLEEYAAGPDQLAEMISEMTSEQIDARPVPGKWSTREVVCHLADFEPIYADRIKRVLVEDKPLLMGGDPDTFAEGLGYDVRNLDNELTLMRAVRQQIREILSNVPEEAFQRVGQHSRDGEISIEVLLKRITGHIPHHVALIEEKKRALGIYPPQP, encoded by the coding sequence ATGAAGTACGCTCACCTTCTCGAAGAATACGCCGCTGGCCCGGATCAACTCGCCGAGATGATTTCGGAGATGACCTCGGAACAGATCGACGCCCGCCCCGTTCCCGGTAAGTGGTCCACACGCGAGGTCGTCTGTCACCTGGCCGACTTCGAGCCGATCTACGCCGATCGCATCAAGCGGGTCCTCGTCGAAGACAAACCGCTGCTCATGGGCGGCGATCCCGATACCTTCGCGGAAGGACTCGGCTACGACGTGCGAAATCTGGATAACGAACTCACGCTGATGCGAGCCGTCCGGCAGCAGATCCGTGAGATTCTCAGCAATGTCCCCGAAGAAGCGTTCCAGCGGGTCGGTCAGCACTCCCGCGACGGAGAAATCAGCATCGAAGTGCTGCTGAAACGAATCACCGGTCACATCCCGCATCACGTGGCATTGATTGAAGAGAAGAAGCGCGCCCTTGGCATCTACCCGCCGCAGCCGTGA
- a CDS encoding MATE family efflux transporter, producing the protein MSVKVNVLISWLAHAVTLGIGFLLMPYILHTVGDSTYGTWLLLNSIAGHAGLLYFGFGEAISRFTSKYHTEEKWIELNRTFSCITSIYLISGCIAFLLGIGLAIAAPFINDWPGHAVAEIRWTIVILALNAAISIGGSSFGGILMGIQRFDVERTIVISINILRLVLTLVFLHVQPNLLTLALIFLAVTVAENVATCICAFRFVPTLQFRFRHLRRRVYQRCLSFSMFTFLSLIAEHLIYMTDTIVIGFLLGPLAVVPYYIASRVCEMIRAPVIQVGYVFMPRAGQLHSTSQNEELQSLVCRGFGLAVVLTGSALIGVYFFSHLLIEVWIGNGYLQSSWLLLILLAGQLIALPTQLIRHVLTGTGYVRLPALLFLAEAVTNLCLSLALLPWLGVYGVAIGTLVPLVVFEGGILLPMGARHLGLTVRQVLRRGVVPQLLPLCLILIYSLLIDGLHPQATWMHVFGILVGALVVLLAGLAAAERLRLSDDLPRPTPSLLNQ; encoded by the coding sequence ATGTCGGTCAAAGTTAACGTTCTGATCAGCTGGCTCGCGCATGCGGTGACGCTGGGAATCGGCTTCCTCTTGATGCCGTATATCCTGCACACTGTCGGAGACAGTACGTACGGAACGTGGCTGTTGTTGAACTCGATTGCCGGTCATGCCGGTCTGCTCTACTTCGGCTTCGGCGAAGCGATCTCGCGGTTCACTTCGAAGTATCACACGGAAGAGAAGTGGATCGAACTCAATCGGACGTTCAGCTGCATCACGTCGATCTACCTGATCTCCGGCTGCATCGCATTTCTGCTCGGTATCGGGCTGGCGATTGCTGCGCCCTTCATCAACGACTGGCCGGGCCACGCCGTTGCAGAGATCCGCTGGACCATCGTGATTCTGGCTCTGAATGCCGCGATCTCGATTGGCGGCAGCTCGTTCGGTGGGATCCTGATGGGGATCCAGCGGTTCGATGTCGAGCGAACGATTGTCATCTCGATCAACATTCTCCGACTCGTCCTGACTCTCGTGTTCCTGCATGTGCAGCCGAATCTATTGACGCTCGCTCTGATCTTCCTGGCCGTGACGGTCGCCGAGAACGTTGCAACCTGCATCTGCGCCTTTCGTTTCGTGCCGACGCTACAGTTTCGCTTCCGACATCTTCGCCGACGGGTCTACCAGCGTTGCCTCTCGTTCAGCATGTTCACGTTCCTGTCGCTGATCGCGGAACATCTGATCTACATGACCGACACGATTGTCATCGGTTTCCTGCTGGGACCGTTGGCTGTAGTGCCGTATTACATCGCGTCTCGAGTCTGCGAAATGATTCGAGCCCCTGTGATCCAGGTCGGCTACGTTTTCATGCCGCGAGCGGGACAACTGCACTCGACGAGTCAGAATGAAGAACTGCAATCGCTGGTTTGCCGCGGCTTTGGACTCGCCGTCGTGCTGACGGGGTCGGCTCTTATCGGCGTCTATTTCTTCAGCCATCTGTTGATTGAGGTCTGGATTGGCAACGGCTACCTGCAAAGCAGCTGGCTGCTGTTGATTCTCCTGGCCGGTCAGTTAATTGCTCTGCCAACGCAGCTCATTCGCCACGTTCTGACAGGAACCGGCTACGTCCGACTGCCGGCTCTGCTCTTCCTGGCGGAAGCCGTCACCAATTTGTGCCTGTCGCTGGCATTACTGCCGTGGCTCGGCGTCTACGGCGTGGCGATCGGAACCCTGGTTCCGCTGGTTGTTTTCGAGGGCGGCATTCTTCTCCCAATGGGAGCGCGACATCTCGGATTGACCGTGCGACAGGTTCTGCGGCGCGGGGTCGTCCCTCAACTGCTGCCGCTGTGCCTGATTTTGATTTACTCGCTGCTGATCGATGGCCTGCATCCCCAGGCAACGTGGATGCACGTGTTCGGCATCCTCGTTGGCGCACTGGTTGTCCTGCTGGCCGGTCTGGCCGCCGCCGAACGGCTGAGGCTTTCCGACGACCTGCCGAGACCCACACCATCGCTGTTAAACCAATAG
- a CDS encoding glycosyltransferase yields the protein MPTTHSTPTAGPGTTDGTKIRICHVSMCLSTGGLERLLVEFARRRNRSQFETIFVALDQIGQPAAEIEALGCKVISLKDQSGGRFAKWAGLRRLFLDHGIDVVHSHNTYAHFYATPAARAAGIPVAINTQHGRGCGHHWKQRLHFLLANRLADRVLAVSEDSARICRGQDRLSQRKIEPLWNGIDVNRFAYSGPVDEPHAISVARLSPEKDFPTLLKATRIVADRHPDFRLTLVGDGKERDSLEQLAAELNLGGTVTFLGERSDIPELLAKSAMFVSSSSTEGISLTLLEAMAVGLPIITTSVGGNPEIVTPDVTGYLVPPAEPEQLAGAICGHLERRDTWKSMGTVARHQVEQKFHIDRMIREYESLYRSLMSESWGKV from the coding sequence ATGCCGACAACCCATTCCACGCCAACCGCGGGCCCCGGCACGACGGACGGAACGAAGATTCGCATCTGTCACGTGAGCATGTGCCTGAGCACTGGTGGACTGGAGCGACTGCTCGTCGAGTTCGCCCGACGGCGGAACCGCTCCCAGTTCGAGACCATCTTTGTCGCTCTGGACCAGATCGGTCAGCCAGCCGCGGAGATCGAAGCTCTGGGCTGTAAAGTCATCTCGTTGAAGGATCAATCCGGAGGGCGGTTCGCGAAATGGGCCGGTCTGCGACGCCTGTTCCTCGATCACGGCATTGATGTCGTTCATTCGCATAACACGTATGCCCATTTCTACGCGACACCGGCCGCTCGAGCTGCCGGGATTCCGGTCGCCATCAACACCCAACATGGCCGAGGATGCGGTCACCACTGGAAACAGCGGCTTCATTTCCTGCTGGCCAATCGTCTCGCCGATCGCGTCCTCGCGGTCTCCGAAGACTCGGCCCGCATCTGTCGCGGTCAGGATCGATTAAGCCAACGCAAGATTGAACCGCTGTGGAACGGCATCGACGTGAATCGGTTTGCGTATTCGGGGCCGGTTGATGAGCCGCACGCCATCAGCGTCGCCCGGCTGAGTCCTGAGAAGGATTTCCCGACATTGCTTAAGGCGACACGAATCGTCGCTGATCGACATCCCGATTTCCGTCTGACACTCGTGGGCGACGGCAAGGAACGAGATTCGCTCGAACAGCTGGCAGCCGAGCTGAATCTGGGCGGCACTGTGACATTTCTTGGCGAACGATCGGACATCCCGGAACTGCTGGCGAAGTCGGCCATGTTTGTCTCATCCTCTTCGACCGAAGGGATCTCGCTGACGCTTCTGGAAGCCATGGCCGTCGGGTTGCCGATCATCACCACATCGGTCGGCGGCAATCCGGAGATTGTTACGCCCGACGTCACCGGATATCTGGTTCCCCCCGCTGAGCCGGAACAATTGGCCGGAGCGATCTGTGGACATCTGGAACGCCGCGATACATGGAAGAGCATGGGCACGGTCGCCCGGCATCAGGTCGAACAGAAGTTTCACATTGATCGCATGATTCGCGAGTACGAGTCGTTGTATCGAAGTTTGATGTCGGAATCGTGGGGAAAAGTTTAG